From a region of the Malania oleifera isolate guangnan ecotype guangnan chromosome 12, ASM2987363v1, whole genome shotgun sequence genome:
- the LOC131144103 gene encoding uncharacterized protein LOC131144103 isoform X1 has translation MEELANLAEIHPRSDVRIWKVTMPRDSEASIQCLQNKGLPFILRCDVNPTGGFPERKEEINAHLGGDVTKSEHLLGNDSLEPHAEYGKPTMQQDSGLWSNCCYDPRKVQQCPSNSFVRQICYCPLDSRCSALNIFSQSQGYPYEFQFQEFQYFVVIDFEATCDKVKNPHPQEIIEFPSVIVSSLTGQLEACFQTYVRPTCNQLLSDFCKDLTGIQQVQVDRGVTLSEALLRHDIWLEKKGIKNTKFAVVTWSDWDCQVMLESECRYKKIQKHPYFNRWINLKVPFREVFGGVRCNLKEAIQLAGLSWQGRAHCGLDDAKNTARLLALLMQRGFKFSITNSLMWESTDHSLSWKHPSFLAHHHHCRLINLNIGQFQSHPCCFCGVKSCKGIVWKPGPKQGRIFFVCGNWTVAGGPCCRYFQWASL, from the exons ATGGAGGAGTTGGCTAATCTTGCGGAGATTCATCCTAGATCAGATGTGAGAATTTGGAAAG TAACTATGCCGAGGGACTCTGAGGCATCCATACAATGCCTCCAAAACAAGGGACTCCCTTTTATTTTGCGTTGTGATGTGAATCCAACTGGCGGCTTTCCAGAGCGAAAGGAAGAAATAAATGCTCATCTAGGCGGGGATGTTACGAAATCGGAGCACTTGCTAGGCAATGACTCTCTTGAACCTCATGCTGAATATGGCAAACCTACCATGCAACAGGACTCTGGTTTGTGGTCAAATTGCTGTTATGATCCTAGGAAGGTTCAGCAGTGCCCATCAAATTCTTTTGTGAGGCAAATTTGTTATTGCCCTTTGGATAGCCGATGCTCTGCATTAAATATCTTTTCTCAAAGTCAGGGGTACCCCTATGAATTCCAGTTTCAGGAGTTCCAATATTTTGTGGTCATAGACTTCGAGGCTACCTGTGATAAGGTAAAGAACCCTCATCCACAAGAGATAATTGAGTTTCCATCTGTCATAGTGAGCAGTTTGACTGGCCAACTAGAAGCTTGTTTTCAAACGTATGTGCGACCAACTTGCAATCAACTCCTCAGTGATTTCTGCAAGGATCTGACTGGCATCCAGCAAGTTCAG GTTGATAGAGGTGTTACTCTAAGTGAAGCTCTCCTTAGGCATGATATATGGCTTGAAAAGAAAGGAATAAAGAACACCAAGTTTGCTGTTGTGACATGGTCAGACTGGGATTGTCAGGTAATGTTGGAATCTGAATGCCGATACAAGAAGATTCAGAAGCATCCTTATTTCAATAG ATGGATCAATTTGAAGGTCCCTTTCCGTGAGGTTTTTGGTGGTGTGAGGTGTAATTTAAAAGAGGCAATCCAACTTGCTGGGTTGTCATGGCAGGGGCGGGCTCACTGTGGCCTTGATGATGCCAAAAACACTGCGCGGCTTCTCGCCCTTCTTATGCAACGAGGCTTCAAATTCTCCATTACAAATTCACTGATGTGGGAGTCTACTGATCATTCCTTATCATGGAAGCACCCGTCCTTTCTCGCGCATCACCATCATTGTAGGCTGATCAATCTGAATATTGGTCAATTCCAGTCACATCCTTGCTGTTTCTGTGGGGTTAAGAGCTGCAAAGGAATAGTTTGGAAACCAGGCCCAAAGCAAGGAAGGATCTTTTTTGTCTGTGGGAACTGGACTGTTGCTGGCGGTCCTTGCTGCCGTTACTTCCAATGGGCTTCTCTCTGA
- the LOC131144103 gene encoding uncharacterized protein LOC131144103 isoform X2, whose product MIALQHKVTMPRDSEASIQCLQNKGLPFILRCDVNPTGGFPERKEEINAHLGGDVTKSEHLLGNDSLEPHAEYGKPTMQQDSGLWSNCCYDPRKVQQCPSNSFVRQICYCPLDSRCSALNIFSQSQGYPYEFQFQEFQYFVVIDFEATCDKVKNPHPQEIIEFPSVIVSSLTGQLEACFQTYVRPTCNQLLSDFCKDLTGIQQVQVDRGVTLSEALLRHDIWLEKKGIKNTKFAVVTWSDWDCQVMLESECRYKKIQKHPYFNRWINLKVPFREVFGGVRCNLKEAIQLAGLSWQGRAHCGLDDAKNTARLLALLMQRGFKFSITNSLMWESTDHSLSWKHPSFLAHHHHCRLINLNIGQFQSHPCCFCGVKSCKGIVWKPGPKQGRIFFVCGNWTVAGGPCCRYFQWASL is encoded by the exons ATGATTGCCCTTCAGCATAAAG TAACTATGCCGAGGGACTCTGAGGCATCCATACAATGCCTCCAAAACAAGGGACTCCCTTTTATTTTGCGTTGTGATGTGAATCCAACTGGCGGCTTTCCAGAGCGAAAGGAAGAAATAAATGCTCATCTAGGCGGGGATGTTACGAAATCGGAGCACTTGCTAGGCAATGACTCTCTTGAACCTCATGCTGAATATGGCAAACCTACCATGCAACAGGACTCTGGTTTGTGGTCAAATTGCTGTTATGATCCTAGGAAGGTTCAGCAGTGCCCATCAAATTCTTTTGTGAGGCAAATTTGTTATTGCCCTTTGGATAGCCGATGCTCTGCATTAAATATCTTTTCTCAAAGTCAGGGGTACCCCTATGAATTCCAGTTTCAGGAGTTCCAATATTTTGTGGTCATAGACTTCGAGGCTACCTGTGATAAGGTAAAGAACCCTCATCCACAAGAGATAATTGAGTTTCCATCTGTCATAGTGAGCAGTTTGACTGGCCAACTAGAAGCTTGTTTTCAAACGTATGTGCGACCAACTTGCAATCAACTCCTCAGTGATTTCTGCAAGGATCTGACTGGCATCCAGCAAGTTCAG GTTGATAGAGGTGTTACTCTAAGTGAAGCTCTCCTTAGGCATGATATATGGCTTGAAAAGAAAGGAATAAAGAACACCAAGTTTGCTGTTGTGACATGGTCAGACTGGGATTGTCAGGTAATGTTGGAATCTGAATGCCGATACAAGAAGATTCAGAAGCATCCTTATTTCAATAG ATGGATCAATTTGAAGGTCCCTTTCCGTGAGGTTTTTGGTGGTGTGAGGTGTAATTTAAAAGAGGCAATCCAACTTGCTGGGTTGTCATGGCAGGGGCGGGCTCACTGTGGCCTTGATGATGCCAAAAACACTGCGCGGCTTCTCGCCCTTCTTATGCAACGAGGCTTCAAATTCTCCATTACAAATTCACTGATGTGGGAGTCTACTGATCATTCCTTATCATGGAAGCACCCGTCCTTTCTCGCGCATCACCATCATTGTAGGCTGATCAATCTGAATATTGGTCAATTCCAGTCACATCCTTGCTGTTTCTGTGGGGTTAAGAGCTGCAAAGGAATAGTTTGGAAACCAGGCCCAAAGCAAGGAAGGATCTTTTTTGTCTGTGGGAACTGGACTGTTGCTGGCGGTCCTTGCTGCCGTTACTTCCAATGGGCTTCTCTCTGA